One window from the genome of Salisaeta longa DSM 21114 encodes:
- the rnhA gene encoding ribonuclease HI, translating to MDTVTIYTDGACSGNPGPGGWAAIIVRDEHTMDTLEGGTKHTTNNRMELTAALRALESLEDSCTVKLHTDSAYLSRAFNDGWIEGWKKRGWRTSSKKPVKNKDLWQQLIAQDKRHDVEWIWVKGHADNPLNNMADERAVAAMEPYK from the coding sequence ATGGACACGGTGACGATTTATACAGACGGCGCGTGCAGCGGCAACCCCGGCCCTGGCGGGTGGGCGGCCATCATTGTGCGCGACGAGCACACCATGGACACCCTGGAAGGGGGAACCAAGCACACCACCAACAACCGCATGGAGCTCACCGCCGCGCTGCGGGCCCTGGAGTCGCTGGAGGATTCGTGCACCGTGAAGCTGCACACCGATAGCGCCTACCTCTCGCGCGCCTTCAACGACGGGTGGATTGAAGGATGGAAAAAGCGGGGCTGGCGCACGTCGTCAAAGAAACCCGTGAAGAACAAAGACCTGTGGCAGCAGCTCATCGCACAGGACAAGCGCCACGACGTGGAGTGGATCTGGGTGAAGGGCCACGCCGACAATCCCCTAAACAACATGGCCGATGAGCGTGCCGTGGCAGCTATGGAGCCGTACAAGTAA
- a CDS encoding isochorismate synthase has protein sequence MMSLDQILSPPEVPAADRWRAALADQVARVLRETSSTDLLIRQVRVPVEGRVPALHWLRAQSFPYGLYWKGRRSATSIAAAGVADAVRTTGAPLQYDTLGALLDARLSDAPSAVRYYGGIRFDARQPPVDGRPEAYWRPFGTARMVLPRFEWQTTDAGHVLVCNIVLPRDKKRAEALQRSIQQLVFPASTAPGPLPTPVRRQDEPARDVWMQRVQDAVAAIRRGDLQKAVLARRVTLGFASALDPLLLLEHLANETPQCFHFGFRPEHGTAFVGATPERLFRLEDGVVESEAVAGTRARVDGASEDEALRTELMESEKDRREHAFVTDAIREQLAPFCRSIDVAPPTELRLRRKRHLCSTIRGPLNNGAHAVDFLRALHPTPAVGGVPTGEALDFIRTAEPFDRGWYAGPVGWMGPDAAEFAVAIRSGLVHGRQLALFSGAGLVEGSEPENEWAEIEQKISNFAAILGLGD, from the coding sequence ATGATGTCGTTAGACCAGATCCTGTCGCCGCCGGAGGTGCCTGCGGCCGATCGGTGGCGTGCAGCGCTTGCCGACCAAGTGGCCCGCGTGCTGCGCGAGACGTCGTCCACCGATCTGCTGATCCGGCAGGTGCGCGTGCCGGTGGAGGGCCGCGTGCCGGCGCTGCACTGGCTGCGCGCGCAGTCCTTTCCCTACGGCTTGTACTGGAAGGGGCGCCGTAGCGCCACGTCCATCGCGGCCGCCGGCGTCGCCGATGCAGTGCGTACCACCGGGGCGCCGCTGCAGTACGACACGCTGGGCGCGCTCCTCGACGCCCGCTTGAGCGACGCACCGTCGGCCGTGCGCTACTACGGCGGCATCCGCTTCGATGCCCGCCAGCCCCCGGTAGACGGCCGCCCGGAGGCCTACTGGCGGCCCTTTGGCACCGCGCGTATGGTGCTGCCCCGGTTTGAGTGGCAAACCACCGACGCGGGCCACGTGCTGGTGTGCAACATCGTGTTGCCGCGCGACAAGAAGCGCGCCGAGGCGTTGCAGCGCAGCATCCAGCAGCTCGTGTTTCCTGCGTCCACCGCGCCCGGCCCGCTGCCCACACCTGTCCGACGCCAAGACGAGCCGGCGCGCGACGTGTGGATGCAGCGCGTGCAGGACGCCGTTGCGGCCATCCGCCGGGGCGACCTGCAGAAGGCCGTCCTCGCGCGCCGCGTGACGCTGGGCTTCGCGTCGGCCCTCGACCCGCTGCTGCTGCTAGAGCACCTGGCGAACGAGACGCCGCAATGCTTTCACTTTGGGTTTCGCCCCGAGCACGGCACCGCCTTTGTAGGCGCTACGCCCGAGCGGCTGTTTCGGCTGGAAGACGGCGTCGTGGAAAGCGAAGCGGTGGCGGGCACCCGGGCGCGCGTCGACGGGGCGTCCGAAGATGAGGCGCTGCGTACCGAGCTGATGGAAAGCGAGAAGGACCGTCGCGAGCATGCATTCGTGACCGACGCCATCCGTGAACAGCTGGCGCCGTTTTGCCGGTCGATTGATGTGGCGCCGCCCACCGAGCTGCGCCTGCGTCGCAAGCGACATTTGTGCTCCACCATCCGCGGCCCGCTCAATAACGGCGCGCATGCGGTCGACTTCTTGCGGGCGCTGCATCCCACACCGGCCGTTGGTGGGGTGCCCACGGGCGAGGCGCTGGACTTCATCCGCACGGCGGAGCCCTTCGACCGTGGCTGGTACGCCGGGCCGGTGGGCTGGATGGGCCCCGATGCGGCCGAGTTTGCCGTGGCCATCCGCTCGGGGCTCGTGCACGGGCGACAGCTGGCCCTCTTTTCGGGCGCGGGCCTCGTGGAGGGTTCGGAACCCGAAAACGAATGGGCCGAGATCGAGCAGAAGATCAGCAACTTCGCCGCCATCCTTGGCCTCGGCGACTAA
- a CDS encoding CBS domain-containing protein — MKRPLSELLKRRGVLIHVGPQAAVAEAAALMDEHNVSALVVLNDAGDAVGIVTERDLTRRVVAKQRPPAETPVRAIMTEDVVVVSEDTPRDEALNLMHDRHIRHLPVASDDQLVGMISIRDLLHFENRMKEQTIEDLRDYVLEKPYPRYPR; from the coding sequence ATGAAACGTCCTCTTTCCGAATTGCTGAAGCGACGCGGCGTTCTCATCCACGTAGGCCCGCAGGCCGCGGTGGCTGAGGCGGCTGCGCTGATGGACGAGCACAACGTGAGCGCGCTCGTGGTGCTCAACGACGCCGGTGATGCGGTGGGCATCGTGACGGAGCGCGACCTCACCCGCCGCGTGGTTGCCAAACAGCGCCCGCCTGCCGAGACGCCGGTGCGCGCGATCATGACAGAAGACGTGGTGGTGGTGTCGGAAGATACCCCCCGCGACGAGGCGCTCAACCTGATGCACGACCGGCACATTCGTCACCTGCCGGTGGCCTCCGACGACCAGCTCGTGGGCATGATCTCGATCCGCGACCTGCTCCACTTCGAGAACCGGATGAAGGAGCAAACCATCGAGGACCTGCGCGACTACGTGCTCGAAAAGCCGTATCCGCGGTACCCGCGCTGA
- a CDS encoding ATP-dependent helicase, whose protein sequence is MARRIVLSSDGPAEASSDDALTIDYRAALNDQQYAAATAGAGATLIIAGAGTGKTRTLIYRLAYLVETGTRPERIALLTFTRRAAQEMTARATALLDGRCQRVQGGTFHAFCLGVLKRHAEAIGFPNNFTILDASDAADVLSVLRTQGNYHKRDERFPQKRTLYNMFSAVSNRQEPLEDVLAERYPQYVPLHDDLEDIRRAYARYKKAHGLMDFDDLLLHTRALLARNEAIRRQVAGRCKHVLVDEYQDTNALQADLVQLLAAVHGNVTVVGDDAQSIYRFRGADYRNIFRFPDQFPDTRVLKLEQNYRSTQPILDFANHVIEDANQSYDKTLFSEMAAGDLPARVPAPDGETEARFVAQMVLQLRESGVPLQRMAVLFRSSHNAYDVEVALNRRNIPFVKYGGMKLNEAAHIKDVLAHLKVAENPQDAASWNRVLRLLHGIGPKTARDLIAWITEEADEPFTIGDGGPFSKRYLSDLKQLFATLRRIRDPDLPLAEQVEAVIETYRPHFEHKYADDYPKRAQDLEQFVSIARSYADRGRFLAELALDPIELSAIDQEGADDDEPPLVLSTIHSAKGLEFHTVFLIQALEGTLPSRYAYDEPGGLDEERRLFYVAVTRAEENLFVSYPERQYRPYQGDYLTDPSRFIDAVPEALLEPVRLVTDAAPDELPPAAADGAPALGAPGAPDAGPADDDGPADDGLPF, encoded by the coding sequence ATGGCTCGTCGCATCGTCCTATCATCGGACGGCCCCGCGGAGGCATCGTCGGACGACGCGCTGACGATTGACTACCGCGCGGCGCTGAACGATCAGCAGTATGCGGCGGCTACGGCGGGCGCCGGGGCCACGCTCATCATCGCGGGCGCCGGCACGGGCAAAACCCGCACGCTCATCTACCGCCTGGCCTATCTGGTGGAAACGGGGACGCGCCCCGAGCGCATCGCCCTGCTCACGTTTACGCGGCGGGCGGCGCAGGAGATGACGGCCCGCGCCACCGCGCTCCTCGACGGCCGCTGCCAGCGCGTGCAAGGCGGCACCTTTCATGCCTTCTGCCTGGGCGTCCTGAAGCGCCATGCCGAGGCCATCGGCTTCCCCAACAACTTCACCATCCTGGATGCGAGCGACGCGGCCGACGTGCTGTCGGTCTTGCGCACGCAGGGCAACTACCACAAACGCGACGAGCGTTTTCCGCAGAAGCGGACGCTCTACAACATGTTCTCGGCCGTAAGCAACCGGCAAGAGCCGCTGGAGGATGTGCTGGCCGAGCGGTATCCGCAATACGTGCCGCTGCACGACGACCTGGAGGACATCCGCCGGGCCTACGCGCGCTACAAGAAGGCGCACGGGCTGATGGATTTTGACGACCTGCTCCTGCACACGCGGGCGCTCCTGGCGCGCAATGAAGCGATTCGCCGGCAGGTGGCCGGGCGGTGCAAGCACGTGCTGGTGGATGAGTATCAGGATACCAACGCGCTGCAGGCCGATCTTGTGCAGCTGCTTGCGGCGGTGCACGGCAACGTAACCGTGGTGGGCGACGATGCGCAAAGCATCTACCGATTTCGTGGTGCCGACTACCGCAACATTTTCCGCTTCCCCGATCAGTTTCCCGACACGCGCGTCTTGAAGCTGGAGCAGAACTACCGCTCCACGCAGCCCATCCTGGACTTCGCGAATCACGTCATTGAAGATGCGAATCAGTCGTACGACAAGACGCTGTTCAGTGAGATGGCGGCGGGCGACCTGCCGGCCCGTGTGCCCGCGCCCGACGGCGAGACGGAGGCGCGCTTCGTGGCGCAGATGGTGCTGCAACTGCGCGAGTCGGGGGTGCCGCTGCAGCGCATGGCGGTGTTGTTTCGGAGCAGCCACAATGCCTACGATGTGGAGGTGGCGCTCAACCGCCGCAACATTCCGTTTGTAAAGTACGGCGGCATGAAGCTGAACGAGGCCGCGCACATCAAAGACGTGCTGGCGCACCTGAAGGTGGCCGAGAATCCGCAAGATGCCGCTTCGTGGAATCGCGTGCTGCGGCTGCTGCACGGCATTGGGCCCAAGACGGCGCGCGACCTGATCGCGTGGATCACCGAGGAGGCCGACGAGCCGTTTACCATTGGCGACGGCGGGCCGTTCTCGAAGCGCTACCTGTCCGACCTGAAGCAGCTGTTTGCTACGTTGCGGCGCATCCGCGACCCAGACCTGCCGCTGGCCGAACAGGTGGAGGCCGTGATTGAAACGTACCGTCCGCACTTTGAGCACAAGTACGCCGACGACTACCCGAAGCGCGCGCAAGACCTGGAGCAGTTTGTGAGCATCGCCCGCAGCTACGCCGACCGCGGCCGGTTTTTGGCCGAGCTGGCTCTCGACCCAATTGAGCTTTCGGCGATCGACCAGGAGGGCGCAGACGACGATGAACCACCGCTGGTGCTCTCCACCATCCATTCCGCCAAGGGCCTGGAGTTTCACACCGTGTTTCTGATTCAGGCGCTGGAGGGCACGCTGCCCTCGCGCTATGCCTACGACGAACCCGGCGGGCTGGACGAAGAGCGGCGGCTCTTTTATGTTGCGGTGACGCGCGCCGAGGAAAACCTGTTCGTGTCGTACCCCGAGCGGCAGTATCGTCCGTACCAGGGCGACTACCTGACCGACCCGAGCCGCTTCATCGACGCGGTGCCCGAGGCCCTCTTGGAGCCGGTGCGCCTCGTGACCGACGCGGCCCCCGACGAACTTCCCCCCGCCGCCGCAGACGGCGCCCCTGCACTTGGCGCGCCCGGCGCACCCGACGCGGGCCCCGCCGATGACGATGGGCCTGCCGATGACGGCCTCCCGTTCTGA
- a CDS encoding DinB family protein, with product MPTIDPHVEYDQLSALYEQQAALLDGPEAVLVAAVPSVSGWTVAQHLHHVWTANGMSLTAARYAAVGKRSTTTGEPTRAGRRVLQEEGLPRGQMQAPDAVTPPASPDLSDLRATLERSRAALHRLADHLDAAAASSERIEHPALGFLTAPQWLRFVRIHTAHHQAIIDDIRAHADA from the coding sequence ATGCCCACCATTGATCCGCACGTCGAATACGATCAACTCAGCGCCCTGTATGAGCAGCAAGCCGCGCTGCTTGACGGCCCCGAGGCGGTGCTCGTTGCCGCCGTTCCGTCGGTTTCGGGGTGGACCGTGGCGCAGCACCTGCATCACGTGTGGACGGCCAACGGCATGAGTCTTACCGCGGCGCGCTACGCGGCCGTTGGCAAGCGCTCGACGACCACCGGCGAGCCGACGCGTGCGGGCCGCCGCGTGCTGCAGGAAGAAGGCTTGCCGCGCGGACAGATGCAAGCCCCCGACGCCGTCACGCCGCCTGCATCCCCTGATCTTTCGGACTTGCGCGCGACGCTCGAACGTAGCCGGGCCGCGTTGCACCGTCTCGCCGACCATCTTGATGCCGCGGCTGCGTCATCCGAGCGCATCGAGCATCCCGCGCTGGGTTTTCTGACCGCGCCGCAATGGCTCCGGTTTGTGCGCATCCACACGGCGCACCACCAGGCCATCATCGACGACATCCGGGCCCATGCCGACGCTTGA
- a CDS encoding GNAT family N-acetyltransferase, whose amino-acid sequence MSASPLVTAPHALDLSITEVDRSALPVIRSLNELIFDTSNVIRTFDREGLLLLLALMNDEPVGFKVGYALSEQRFYSAKGGVHPDRRRCGIARAMLRTMLEITAQRGYQTFVYDTFPNMHPGMTVLGLAEGFEVIGAGWSPQYEDYRIRFATALDDFR is encoded by the coding sequence ATGAGCGCTTCGCCTCTCGTGACTGCCCCCCACGCCCTCGACCTTTCCATCACGGAAGTCGACCGCTCGGCGCTGCCCGTGATTCGGTCGCTCAACGAACTCATTTTCGATACGTCGAACGTCATTCGCACCTTCGACCGCGAGGGGCTGCTGCTTTTGCTTGCGCTGATGAACGACGAGCCGGTGGGCTTTAAAGTGGGCTATGCGCTGTCTGAGCAGCGATTTTACAGCGCGAAAGGCGGCGTGCACCCCGATAGGCGCCGCTGCGGCATTGCGCGGGCGATGCTGCGCACAATGCTGGAAATCACCGCGCAGCGCGGCTACCAGACGTTTGTGTACGACACCTTTCCGAACATGCACCCGGGCATGACGGTGCTGGGGCTGGCCGAAGGCTTCGAGGTGATTGGGGCCGGATGGAGTCCGCAGTACGAAGATTACCGGATTCGCTTTGCCACGGCGCTGGACGATTTCCGCTGA
- a CDS encoding SDR family oxidoreductase has product MDLGLTDRVAFVAGASSGLGRAAATRLAREGCTVAICSRSEARIQTAAEAIAEAAGTPPNRVLPLVCDVTDATAVAEAIAQTVDAFGALHVLVTNAGGPPSGTATEVDAADWRAALELNLMSTIHLCTAARASLEDAAAADDHARIVMVSSVSAKQPIPTLALSNTARAGVQGYAKSLAADLGPKGITVNTVLPGYTQTDRLTELAASIEARTGTSRAAVEAAWAEENALDRLGTPEEFAAAVAFLASQQAGYITGTALPVDGGRIKHLL; this is encoded by the coding sequence ATGGACTTAGGACTCACCGATCGCGTTGCGTTTGTTGCCGGGGCCAGTAGCGGATTAGGGCGTGCAGCGGCCACCCGCCTGGCCCGCGAAGGATGCACGGTGGCCATTTGTTCACGCAGCGAGGCGCGCATCCAAACGGCCGCCGAAGCCATCGCCGAAGCAGCGGGCACGCCGCCCAACCGGGTGCTGCCGCTGGTATGCGACGTAACCGACGCAACGGCTGTTGCGGAGGCAATCGCACAGACGGTGGACGCCTTTGGCGCGCTCCACGTCCTTGTCACCAACGCCGGCGGCCCGCCCTCCGGAACGGCCACCGAGGTCGACGCCGCGGACTGGCGCGCCGCGCTGGAGCTCAACCTGATGAGCACCATTCACCTGTGCACCGCCGCCCGCGCTTCGTTGGAGGATGCCGCCGCCGCGGACGACCATGCGCGCATCGTCATGGTGTCGTCGGTGTCGGCGAAGCAGCCCATTCCCACGCTGGCCCTCTCAAACACCGCGCGCGCTGGCGTGCAGGGCTACGCCAAGAGCCTGGCGGCCGATCTTGGGCCCAAGGGCATTACGGTGAACACCGTGCTGCCGGGCTACACCCAAACCGACCGGCTGACCGAACTGGCCGCGTCGATTGAAGCACGCACCGGAACATCGCGGGCTGCGGTGGAGGCCGCCTGGGCCGAGGAGAACGCGCTCGACCGGCTGGGCACCCCCGAGGAGTTTGCGGCCGCCGTGGCGTTTCTGGCCAGCCAGCAGGCCGGATACATCACCGGCACTGCGCTTCCCGTGGATGGCGGACGAATCAAGCACCTGCTGTGA
- a CDS encoding class I SAM-dependent methyltransferase, whose translation MPTLDRPALRALYDRVGRWQDTQAFYEEPAKDWLLAHGPWPDAATVVEVGGGTGRFAARLVRQYPQVRYVGFELSPTMARLTAERLPPARATVHVTDGRPPFPRDDASADAVVLNYVLDLLAPAALHAMIREARRLLRPGGALCIASLARTDGGVPGRLCAGWVWLHRRWPALVGGCRPIEAVRYVNCYAWTCVTVQRVCPWGLCSDAIVALK comes from the coding sequence ATGCCGACGCTTGATCGCCCGGCGCTGCGCGCGCTGTACGATCGCGTGGGCCGCTGGCAGGACACACAGGCGTTCTACGAAGAGCCAGCCAAAGACTGGCTGCTTGCCCACGGGCCCTGGCCCGACGCCGCGACGGTGGTGGAGGTGGGCGGCGGCACCGGACGTTTTGCTGCGCGGCTGGTGCGGCAGTACCCGCAGGTGCGCTATGTGGGCTTCGAGCTGAGTCCCACGATGGCCCGCCTCACCGCAGAACGTCTGCCGCCTGCGCGCGCCACGGTGCACGTAACCGATGGACGGCCGCCATTCCCGCGCGATGATGCGTCGGCTGACGCGGTGGTGCTCAACTACGTGCTCGACCTCCTGGCGCCCGCGGCCCTCCATGCGATGATCCGGGAAGCCCGCCGCCTGCTTCGCCCCGGCGGCGCGCTATGCATTGCAAGCCTTGCACGCACGGACGGCGGCGTGCCGGGACGGCTGTGCGCGGGCTGGGTGTGGCTGCATCGGCGGTGGCCCGCGCTGGTTGGCGGGTGTCGCCCGATTGAGGCCGTGCGGTACGTGAACTGCTACGCCTGGACATGCGTCACGGTGCAGCGTGTGTGTCCGTGGGGGCTGTGCTCCGATGCTATCGTTGCGTTAAAGTAA
- a CDS encoding histidine phosphatase family protein, with the protein MPVSSPVDVATTTLYLVRHGETEYNRQGIVQGRGIDADLNATGRAQAKALGERFATVDFDVAYVSPLRRTRQTARLVTARHRPLPTIYLKDLEEMAWGVYEGEPPAPDRDAAMNAIKEQWRAGTVDLPIEGGESPRDVEARAQRAVHHMLEASAGRTILVVTHGRYLRVLLASVLERGLHNMHEMGHANTCVNHLEYRDGRFQAKLLNCTAHLNAA; encoded by the coding sequence ATGCCTGTGTCCTCTCCGGTCGATGTTGCCACCACGACGCTCTACCTCGTGCGGCACGGCGAAACCGAGTACAACCGCCAAGGCATCGTGCAGGGCCGTGGCATCGACGCCGATCTGAACGCGACGGGCCGCGCCCAAGCGAAGGCGTTGGGCGAGCGCTTCGCAACGGTAGATTTTGACGTGGCGTACGTGAGTCCGCTGCGGCGTACGCGGCAAACGGCCCGCCTGGTCACCGCCCGGCACCGCCCGCTGCCCACCATCTACCTGAAAGATTTGGAGGAGATGGCATGGGGCGTGTACGAGGGCGAACCGCCCGCCCCCGACCGCGACGCGGCCATGAATGCCATCAAAGAACAATGGCGCGCCGGCACGGTCGATCTTCCGATTGAGGGCGGCGAGTCGCCGCGCGACGTGGAAGCGCGGGCCCAGCGGGCGGTGCATCATATGCTGGAGGCGTCGGCCGGGCGCACCATCCTGGTTGTCACGCACGGGCGATACCTGCGCGTGCTGCTGGCTTCCGTGCTGGAGCGCGGGCTGCACAACATGCACGAGATGGGGCACGCCAACACGTGCGTCAATCACCTGGAGTACCGCGATGGCCGTTTTCAGGCCAAACTCCTCAACTGTACCGCTCACCTGAACGCTGCGTGA
- a CDS encoding RsmE family RNA methyltransferase, with amino-acid sequence MAITTSFYAPPACFRGGHVVLPEDEAQHAARTLRKQPGDTIVVVDGAGGWHEVQLDHVSRGQVAGHVVTTRRNVGEPPYALTLALSPLKRRSRFETAIEKAVELGVTTIQPIQTARTEAASIRADRLERIIIAALKQCGRSCRPTLAPLRAWTTWLDAHAPPTGFICHEATDRTATLFDALRAADAREGCVCVGPEGGFTADEVAAAQDAGFRAASLGARRLRAETAALTAAHTVHLAWT; translated from the coding sequence ATGGCGATTACGACCAGCTTCTACGCACCGCCCGCGTGCTTTCGGGGCGGCCACGTGGTGCTTCCGGAAGACGAAGCGCAGCACGCTGCCCGCACGTTGCGCAAGCAACCGGGCGACACCATCGTGGTGGTCGACGGTGCCGGGGGCTGGCACGAGGTGCAACTCGACCATGTGAGCCGCGGGCAGGTGGCGGGCCACGTGGTGACCACGCGCCGCAACGTAGGCGAGCCGCCGTACGCGCTCACGCTTGCGCTGAGCCCGCTGAAGCGCCGCAGCCGCTTCGAGACAGCCATCGAAAAGGCCGTGGAGCTGGGCGTAACCACCATCCAGCCGATTCAAACGGCACGCACCGAAGCCGCGTCCATTCGGGCCGATCGCCTGGAGCGGATCATCATCGCTGCGCTGAAGCAATGCGGGCGTTCGTGCCGCCCCACGCTCGCGCCGCTTCGCGCCTGGACGACCTGGCTCGATGCGCACGCGCCGCCCACGGGCTTTATCTGCCATGAAGCAACCGACCGCACGGCTACGCTCTTTGATGCGCTGCGTGCCGCGGATGCGCGCGAGGGCTGCGTGTGCGTGGGGCCCGAGGGCGGTTTTACCGCAGACGAAGTGGCCGCCGCGCAGGACGCCGGCTTCCGGGCGGCCTCGTTGGGCGCGCGCCGGCTCCGGGCCGAGACGGCAGCCCTCACCGCGGCCCACACGGTGCACCTGGCGTGGACGTGA
- the obgE gene encoding GTPase ObgE, with amino-acid sequence MKFVDQVEIKVRSGDGGRGLVSWRREKFVPKGGPAGGNGGTGGSVYVEADENLYTLLDFRYNKHHEAEDGAPGGKFNKTGADGDDVVLRVPPGTVIRNADTGAQMGEVLNDGDRLLVAEGGRGGKGNAFFKSSTNQAPRFAQPGEDGETKTIVLELKLLADVGLVGFPNAGKSTLVSSLSAATPEVADYPFTTLNPQLGMVYLNDFESFVMADLPGIIEDAHEGKGLGLRFLRHIERTSVLLFVIPITATDLAATYTKLRRELGAYEAALLHKPHMVALSKIDVLAPDERALLPDIVADDFPDDVPLVPISAVAQLGLDDLKRRLYRHVKEAKDVALP; translated from the coding sequence ATGAAATTTGTCGATCAGGTAGAAATTAAGGTGCGCAGCGGCGATGGCGGGCGCGGGCTCGTCTCGTGGCGGCGGGAGAAGTTCGTGCCGAAGGGCGGCCCGGCCGGCGGCAACGGCGGCACCGGCGGATCGGTGTATGTTGAAGCGGATGAAAACCTGTATACGCTGCTCGACTTCCGCTACAACAAGCACCACGAGGCCGAGGACGGTGCGCCCGGCGGCAAGTTCAACAAGACCGGTGCCGATGGCGACGACGTGGTGCTGCGCGTACCGCCCGGCACCGTGATCCGCAATGCCGATACGGGCGCACAGATGGGCGAGGTGCTGAACGACGGCGATCGCCTGCTGGTGGCCGAGGGCGGCCGCGGCGGGAAGGGCAATGCCTTCTTCAAGTCGTCGACGAACCAGGCGCCGCGCTTTGCGCAACCGGGCGAAGACGGCGAGACGAAAACCATTGTGCTGGAGCTGAAGCTGCTGGCTGATGTGGGCCTCGTGGGGTTTCCCAATGCCGGAAAAAGCACGCTCGTCTCGTCTCTTTCGGCCGCCACGCCGGAAGTGGCCGACTACCCCTTCACGACGCTCAATCCGCAGCTGGGCATGGTGTACCTGAACGACTTTGAGTCGTTTGTGATGGCCGATCTGCCCGGCATCATCGAGGATGCGCACGAGGGCAAGGGCCTGGGCCTGCGGTTTCTGCGCCACATCGAACGAACGAGCGTGCTCCTTTTCGTCATCCCCATTACCGCAACGGATCTGGCGGCGACGTACACGAAGCTGCGCCGCGAGCTGGGCGCCTACGAGGCGGCGTTGCTGCACAAGCCGCACATGGTGGCCCTCTCCAAGATCGATGTGCTCGCGCCCGACGAGCGTGCCTTGCTGCCCGACATTGTAGCCGACGACTTCCCCGACGATGTCCCGCTTGTGCCTATCAGCGCGGTTGCGCAGCTGGGCCTCGACGACCTCAAGCGCCGTCTATACCGTCATGTGAAGGAAGCCAAGGACGTTGCGTTGCCCTAA